One genomic region from Augochlora pura isolate Apur16 chromosome 7, APUR_v2.2.1, whole genome shotgun sequence encodes:
- the LOC144471940 gene encoding leucine-rich repeat-containing protein 59 isoform X1, which translates to MNLRNVKDKLKDETLDLSLCDLKEVPVREIATVKKATHLDLSNNLLVSLPNTFVTLKQIVKLDLSRNMLTEIPENFGELKLLRHLDLYANQISRLPLSLSELKNLRWLDLKENPLTPAVASIAGPCSNLSECQACARNVVMYLSSVKLKIEEEKLQRLNAVTSAENDSLLLKKVGKKKKKKLAGKDNKESLDKSRHWSSSDGLQIETNKIELPAKIENNLYTGKKSATKGKSTIVRLFLLSFIIGILMIVVLPMYSEQCDALVNYAERNTGMPLKVFQKQSIDMYHSFIRTAIIWTESIYKDLYHVYENSFREDVGDLPSK; encoded by the exons atgaatttaaggaatgttaaagataaattaaagGATGAAACGTTGGATCTTAGTTTATGCGACCTGAAAGAAGTGCCTGTTCGAGAAATT GCTACTGTCAAGAAAGCAACACATTTagatttatcaaataatttattagtttccTTGCCT AATACTTTTGTTACTCTTAAGCAAATAGTTAAGTTGGATCTCAGTAGAAACATGTTAACAGAGATTCCTGAGAATTTTGGAGAACTGAAACTACTGCGGCATTTAGATCTATATGCGAATCAG ataagCAGATTACCACTTAGCTTGAGTgaattgaagaatttaagaTGGTTGGATTTGAAGGAGAATCCTTTAACTCCAGCAGTAGCTAGCATAGCTGGTCCCTGCAGCAATTTAAGCGAATGTCAAGCCTGTGCCCGTAATGTCGTCATGTATCTGTCAAGTGTCAAACTCAAAATTGAAGAAGAAAAGCTACAAAGATTAAACGCTGTCACAA GTGCAGAAAACGATAGTTTACTGCTAAAGAAAgttggaaaaaagaaaaagaagaaactggCAGGGAAAGACAATAAAGAAAGCTTAGATAAAAGTAGACATTGGTCTTCGAGCGATGGGTTgcaaatagaaacaaataaaattgaattaccggcaaagatagaaaataatcTGTACACTGGTAAAAAATCTGCAACTAAAG GCAAATCCACGATCGTACGACTTTTCCTTTTGAGTTTTATTATTGGTATCCTAATGATTGTAGTGCTACCAATGTATTCGGAGCAATGCGATGCACTCGTAAACTATGCAGAAAGGAATACTGGTATGCCTTTGAAAGTGTTTCAGAAACAGAGTATTGATATGTATCATTCTTTTATACGAACTGCAATCATCTGGACCGAAAGCATTTATAAAGATTTGTACCATGTGTATGAAAACAGCTTCAGAGAAGATGTTGGCGATCTAccaagtaaataa
- the LOC144471940 gene encoding leucine-rich repeat-containing protein 59 isoform X2 — translation MNLRNVKDKLKDETLDLSLCDLKEVPVREIATVKKATHLDLSNNLLVSLPNTFVTLKQIVKLDLSRNMLTEIPENFGELKLLRHLDLYANQISRLPLSLSELKNLRWLDLKENPLTPAVASIAGPCSNLSECQACARNVVMYLSSVKLKIEEEKLQRLNAVTSAENDSLLLKKVGKKKKKKLAGKDNKESLDKSRHWSSSDGLQIETNKIELPAKIENNLYTGKKSATKGKSTIVRLFLLSFIIGILMIVVLPMYSEQCDALVNYAERNTEIGGRGDLGRGDAIMQLQLSTTVY, via the exons atgaatttaaggaatgttaaagataaattaaagGATGAAACGTTGGATCTTAGTTTATGCGACCTGAAAGAAGTGCCTGTTCGAGAAATT GCTACTGTCAAGAAAGCAACACATTTagatttatcaaataatttattagtttccTTGCCT AATACTTTTGTTACTCTTAAGCAAATAGTTAAGTTGGATCTCAGTAGAAACATGTTAACAGAGATTCCTGAGAATTTTGGAGAACTGAAACTACTGCGGCATTTAGATCTATATGCGAATCAG ataagCAGATTACCACTTAGCTTGAGTgaattgaagaatttaagaTGGTTGGATTTGAAGGAGAATCCTTTAACTCCAGCAGTAGCTAGCATAGCTGGTCCCTGCAGCAATTTAAGCGAATGTCAAGCCTGTGCCCGTAATGTCGTCATGTATCTGTCAAGTGTCAAACTCAAAATTGAAGAAGAAAAGCTACAAAGATTAAACGCTGTCACAA GTGCAGAAAACGATAGTTTACTGCTAAAGAAAgttggaaaaaagaaaaagaagaaactggCAGGGAAAGACAATAAAGAAAGCTTAGATAAAAGTAGACATTGGTCTTCGAGCGATGGGTTgcaaatagaaacaaataaaattgaattaccggcaaagatagaaaataatcTGTACACTGGTAAAAAATCTGCAACTAAAG GCAAATCCACGATCGTACGACTTTTCCTTTTGAGTTTTATTATTGGTATCCTAATGATTGTAGTGCTACCAATGTATTCGGAGCAATGCGATGCACTCGTAAACTATGCAGAAAGGAATACTG